Below is a window of Candidatus Palauibacter australiensis DNA.
GCGCCGACCCGGTCGCGCCGGCCGCCGGCCCCCCGGTCAACCGCCACGCGTCGCCTCTCTCTTCGCCCGCTCGGCCTCCCGCTGCATCGTCTTCCTCTTCAGATCCTCCCGCCGGTCCCGGTGCTTCTTCCCCCGCGCCAGCCCCAGGGTGACCTTGGCGAAGCCGCGCCGAAAGTGGATGTCCAGCGGCACGAGCGTCAGCCCGCTCTCCCGCGTCTTCGAGCGCAGACGATCGATCTCCCGTCTCCTGAGCAGGAGCTTTCGCCGGCGCACCGGGTCGGGGGCATCGATCGTCGCCTTGTCGTACGGAGGAATGTGGAGATTATGGAGCCACGCCTCCCCGCCGTCGATCCGCCCGAACGAGTCCGCGAAGCTCGCCTTCCCGTCGCGGAGCGACTTCACCTCCGCGCCCCGCAGCACGAGCCCCGCCTCGAACTGCTCGAGCACCTCGTAGTCGTGGCGAGCTTTCCTGTTGCGGGCGATGACCCGGACTCCATCGCGATCGCCCACGGCTCACTCCCGGGACGCCCCGTCGTCCGCTTCTCCCGCGCTCCCAGCGGCCTCCGGCGCATCGCCCGCCTCGTCTCCGGTTCCGTCTCCCGATGCATCCCCGGAACCGGCTGCGGCTGGTTCCTCCGGAGCCTCGCCTTCCGCCAGCGCCGCGCGGTAGGCCTCCTTGGACTCGGCGACACGCGCCTCGAGATCGGAGCGGGCCTGCCGGGCCGCGTCCTTTCCCGCCTTGATCGCCTCCCCCGCCTGCTTCTGGCGGTCAGCGACGTTCCGGCGGAAGGCCCCCACGCGCGTTCCCACTTCGTCGCGCGTGCGGTCGTAGCGGTCCCCGAGCGTTTCCCGGAGGTCCGTGAGCCGCTCCTCCGTTCCCTCCTTCAGCCGGCGAGCCCCCTCGCGCAGGTCGGCCTGCGTTTCGCGTCCGGATTTCGGCGCCAGGAGCAGCGCGACGCCCGCACCCACGAGGGCGCCGCAGAAGAAGGCGACGACCCCGGACGCCCGGCGTTCCACGATCACGTACGGCTGTTGATCCTGCTCCGACATGTCACTCACTCTCCTGCTGGCGCCCTTGGCGACCTTCGGGGGCTCCGCGACTCCTGGGGGCTCGACGACCCCCGGCCGACACCCTCTACAACCCGCCGGTATGCGGCCGGGTCCCACTCGGGCCGTTCGTTGGCGTCGGCGATGCGCTGCCCGAGGTGAAAGATGAGGCGCGTGATGCGCGCCGTCTTCTCGTACAGAATCCGGTCCGGTTCGTCGTTGGGGCCGTGATAGTCCTCGTGCGTGCCCGTGAAGAAGAAGAGAATGGGTACGCCCTTCCTCGCAAAACTGTAGTGATCCGAGCGGAAATAGAAATTCTCCTCCGGCCACGGGTCGTCGATCACCTCGAGCCCGAGTTCCGGGTGCTCCCGCAGCGTCCGCCGAAGTGTCGCGCCGAGCGTCGATTCGTCGGCCCCGATCGCCACGACGGTGTCGCGCCAGTTCCGTCCGATCATGTCGATGTTCAGGTTGGCGACCGTCGCCCCGAGCGGGAACAGCGGGTTCTCCGCATACCACCCGGAGCCGAGGAGTCCACGCTCCTCCCCGCTCACGGTCATGAATACGAGGGAGCGGCGCGGCGGCGTTTCCAGCGACGCGAACGCCTGCGCGAGTTCCATGATGGCAGCGGTTCCCGAGGCATCGTCGTCGGCGCCGTTGTAGATGGAGTCCCCGTCAACGGGCCGCCCCACGCCCACATGATCCATGTGGGCCGTGAAGACGATGAACTCGCCGCGGAGGTCGGGGTCCGAGCCCTCGATCCAGCCGATCGTGTTGTAGGCTCGCTCCTCGCGGAATTCGGAGTGCGTGCGCACCGTCGCCTCCCAGGCCGTCGCGGCGGCGCCGGACGCGAGGGCCGCGCGCAGCGTTTCGGGGAGCGCGTGCGTCCGGACGAGCGCGACCGGGGCGCCGAGTTCCTCCGGCATGCCGACGGACAGCCGCTCCCGCTCATAGAAGCGCCGAATGCTGTCGAAGTAGTCGTCCGGCGCGTCGACCGCGAGCAGCACGGCGACCGCGCCACCATCGAGGATGCCGCGGACGGCTTCGAGGCCTCGTCGCGTGTCCTCGGGCGCGATCGGCATGACCGCGACGGCGCCGGATGGCGGGTCCACGCCGCCGGGCGTCACGATCGCGAGCGGACCGGCCGCCTCGCCTCGGCCGCCCGGCACGGAGAGGATCTCGGACACGTCGATCGCCCCGCCTCCCGGACCGTCGATCTCGAGCAGTTGACGTTCGGGGGAGCCGGCTCGGGAAGCGGTCAGCGGGTACTCCTGCAGATAGCTGTCGCCGTCCGCCGGCTGAAGGCCGAACTCCTCGAAACGGCGGGCGATGTGCCGCGCCGCCTGGTCCAGTTCCGGGCTCGGCGTCGCTCGGCCCCGCATCGAGTCGTGCGCCAGGGCGCCGATGCGGAGACGCAGGTCGGCCGCCGTGATGGTCGCCGCCCCGGCCCCGGCTTCGGCCTGCGCGGCAATTCCCGCGGGGGAGGCCGCGAGAACGAGCAGCGGGACCCACATCGCAACCGCCGGCGCGCCCGGCGGGGTCGGCGTGATTCGGGGCAGCTTCCTTTTCATTCGCTTCCTTCCCGGAGAGACGTTCGATCGAAGGCGGGTCCGCGACGTGTGGCGGGGCTCCGCCACGTGGAGCTAGTCTTTTCCGATGACCGAAGGCACCGCAACTCTCACCCCCGCTCTCGAAGCTTCCCGGCAGCGCCTCGACCTCGCGAGTCCGCGCGAGATCGTGGGTCTCTCGCACCTGGAACTCGTGGCCCGCCACATCGTC
It encodes the following:
- the smpB gene encoding SsrA-binding protein SmpB — translated: MGDRDGVRVIARNRKARHDYEVLEQFEAGLVLRGAEVKSLRDGKASFADSFGRIDGGEAWLHNLHIPPYDKATIDAPDPVRRRKLLLRRREIDRLRSKTRESGLTLVPLDIHFRRGFAKVTLGLARGKKHRDRREDLKRKTMQREAERAKREATRGG
- a CDS encoding YtxH domain-containing protein, yielding MSEQDQQPYVIVERRASGVVAFFCGALVGAGVALLLAPKSGRETQADLREGARRLKEGTEERLTDLRETLGDRYDRTRDEVGTRVGAFRRNVADRQKQAGEAIKAGKDAARQARSDLEARVAESKEAYRAALAEGEAPEEPAAAGSGDASGDGTGDEAGDAPEAAGSAGEADDGASRE
- a CDS encoding M28 family peptidase is translated as MKRKLPRITPTPPGAPAVAMWVPLLVLAASPAGIAAQAEAGAGAATITAADLRLRIGALAHDSMRGRATPSPELDQAARHIARRFEEFGLQPADGDSYLQEYPLTASRAGSPERQLLEIDGPGGGAIDVSEILSVPGGRGEAAGPLAIVTPGGVDPPSGAVAVMPIAPEDTRRGLEAVRGILDGGAVAVLLAVDAPDDYFDSIRRFYERERLSVGMPEELGAPVALVRTHALPETLRAALASGAAATAWEATVRTHSEFREERAYNTIGWIEGSDPDLRGEFIVFTAHMDHVGVGRPVDGDSIYNGADDDASGTAAIMELAQAFASLETPPRRSLVFMTVSGEERGLLGSGWYAENPLFPLGATVANLNIDMIGRNWRDTVVAIGADESTLGATLRRTLREHPELGLEVIDDPWPEENFYFRSDHYSFARKGVPILFFFTGTHEDYHGPNDEPDRILYEKTARITRLIFHLGQRIADANERPEWDPAAYRRVVEGVGRGSSSPQESRSPRRSPRAPAGE